The genomic window CTTTGTGGATGACCGTATGGAAAATGTTGCTGCAGCTGGCAAGATGGGAATGACGGTGATCCACTATCGGTCCCACGGGCAATTCGTGAAAGATTTTGAAAGTCTGAATCCGGAAATCAGCTGATACCTCTTTCCCGTTTCATGTAAATTTGCTTCCCAATGGAAGCGACCTCCGTAACGCCCTCGCTCATAGACCTGCTGAAAAAGTCACCACAAGGAAAAAGATAATGAGCAAAGCAGTGTTATGGTTCGTCTGCTGCACGACCGCTCTGTCGGCAAAACTAAACACTTTTGATTTCTTCATGGACGGTATAACCGAAGCGTTCACATCATCTCAAAATCTGACCCTGCTTGGCACCGCCGCTGTTTCGATATTTACGTTGCGCGCTTACGATGATGACATACAGCAATACAGTCAGAAACATGGCCTCATGTCTAATACACTTTCTCACCATCTTGATCTATACGGGGGCGGGTGGGCATACCCGGCACTGTTGGGGGTGGCTGTGCTGAAATCTGGTACGCGGGATGAGAAAATGGACCGATTGCTTTTTTCTTCATCAGCCATAGGTGTTACTATGATGGCCACGGTTGTAGTAAAAAAAACCACAGGACGATTGCGGCCCAACGGTCAGAACAGGCGGTCATTCCCATCCGGTCACACATCAGGAAGTTTTGCGGTGGCAGCTGTTGTTGATGATCTTTATGGTGAGAAGGCTGGAATGCCTGCTTATCTTGTTGCGGGGTTGGTAGGCGTTCACCGCATCCACGATAATGAGCATTGGCTGACGGACGTTATAGCCGGAGCTGCTCTCGGTATCGTTGTGGGGCGGGGATTTGCCGTAGCCTACCGAACTACCATCAATGATGATTCCTTAAGATTGGTCCCAGAAAGGCATAGTCAACCTATTATGGTACGGTTGGTTATCCCCATTCATTAAAAAGTGAGTATGATAACTGTTTCTGACTTTAAAGCTCTGGATATAAGAGTGGGACGCATTCTTT from Candidatus Neomarinimicrobiota bacterium includes these protein-coding regions:
- a CDS encoding phosphatase PAP2 family protein, which translates into the protein MSKAVLWFVCCTTALSAKLNTFDFFMDGITEAFTSSQNLTLLGTAAVSIFTLRAYDDDIQQYSQKHGLMSNTLSHHLDLYGGGWAYPALLGVAVLKSGTRDEKMDRLLFSSSAIGVTMMATVVVKKTTGRLRPNGQNRRSFPSGHTSGSFAVAAVVDDLYGEKAGMPAYLVAGLVGVHRIHDNEHWLTDVIAGAALGIVVGRGFAVAYRTTINDDSLRLVPERHSQPIMVRLVIPIH